The proteins below are encoded in one region of Planctomycetota bacterium:
- a CDS encoding 2Fe-2S iron-sulfur cluster-binding protein has translation MPTVTIDGVKVEVETGATILDAARKAGLWIPTLCYHPAVSPPATCRVCMVELDRGDWKQLVTACNYPVRRDITVSVSGERAVQARAGVMQLLLARAPENEDLKAMARRMGVEGTPYPTVTVSQRDCILCGLCTAVCDEVLGCAAIGFSGRGQDRAVSPPFRQPSEDCIACGACAAVCPVGTIQIRIHEEEGEIEISPFKARAKLLTCEACGERVVSLPVSEEALKRAKNDWEEFRRLARLCPKCRRRGAAARLAESSSAT, from the coding sequence GTGCCCACGGTGACAATAGACGGCGTGAAGGTCGAGGTGGAGACGGGCGCGACGATTCTCGACGCCGCCCGGAAGGCCGGCCTGTGGATTCCGACCTTGTGCTACCACCCGGCCGTTTCGCCTCCCGCCACGTGCCGCGTCTGCATGGTTGAACTGGACCGCGGCGACTGGAAGCAACTGGTGACGGCGTGCAATTACCCCGTCCGCCGGGATATTACCGTAAGCGTTTCGGGCGAGCGGGCCGTCCAGGCCCGAGCCGGGGTCATGCAACTCCTGCTGGCGCGTGCGCCCGAGAACGAGGACCTCAAGGCGATGGCCCGCCGCATGGGCGTCGAGGGCACCCCTTATCCCACGGTCACGGTGAGCCAGCGCGATTGCATCCTGTGCGGCCTCTGCACGGCCGTGTGCGACGAGGTCCTCGGCTGTGCGGCGATCGGTTTTTCCGGTCGCGGCCAGGACCGCGCGGTCAGCCCGCCCTTCAGGCAACCGTCCGAGGATTGCATCGCGTGCGGCGCCTGTGCCGCCGTCTGTCCCGTCGGAACCATTCAGATCCGGATTCACGAAGAGGAGGGCGAGATCGAGATCTCGCCGTTCAAGGCGCGGGCGAAGTTGCTCACGTGCGAGGCGTGCGGCGAACGCGTGGTCAGCCTGCCGGTGTCCGAAGAAGCCCTCAAGAGGGCCAAAAACGACTGGGAGGAATTTCGCCGGCTCGCACGGTTGTGTCCCAAGTGCAGGCGCAGGGGCGCGGCCGCGCGGTTGGCGGAGTCGTCCTCCGCAACGTAA